The genomic DNA CACGTTAGGTTTACCTCGGTATAAGAAAAACGATATTTTCGGTTATTTTACGGCCATATCGCTATATCGGGAATGTCGCGGATACAACCGAATTCCTCGATACAACGATATAAGTTTACTGCTCCCTTGGCATATCGCCATCAGGGTTCTACTGAACTAGTCGTCAGCTCCTCAGATCCTAAGCTTTATCAACATCAGTTCGTGCGGCTGAGGAAAACTGATTTGTGAAACGCCGAGTGATCGTCTGACAGTTTAGTGAAAACAGTGTAGACACATGTACGTTGATCCATTTGCTTTTAAATCGGTTGTAAACAAGACAATGAACAATTGTTTTATCCACAGAGCCTTTGATGATGTCGAGCGTGACGGAACAGTTAAACTGAAAAAAGGCTATTCATTGGCCTTTACTCATGCAAGGAAGACAACCGGTGACCGCCCAAAAACCATTGCCGTACTTAAGGCTGGACAACACAAGGGAAAACGTGTGCTCGGGAACAGTGCTGGGGGTCTATGGAAAGCATGCACGGGAAAAAGTATCAGGAAGGAGGAATGCTGCGTTTACAACTGCACTAACCCAAAATGTAATCCGAATGATGGTAAAGTTCAAAAAGCAGGCGCCACAGCCCATGTGTACGGCAGGTTTCAGTCCGAAAATATCGAGTACATGATCCTCCTGCCTACTTGCAGTAAATGCAATAATTGGAAGCAATGTGCAAAAACCCTCACCAATCACCCCCTGAAAGGCGAGGAGCCGGCGAAAACCTTGTACACAGTGCTTGGCGCACAACTGATGTTCATTGAAATCTCACCTGCAACAGCTTCTGGTAAAGGGGCAGCTGGAAAGGGTGCAGGAGATGGTGGTGATTTTGTAGTCGTCGGTGAACCAGATGAAGAAGAAGGATCTGAAATAGAGGATGatgaagaaggagaagaaggtGCGGACGTAGGACCGCCGGAAGGTGCTCAGGTAATCGGAGCGCCGAAATGAGTTAATAGTGTCGGCCATGCAATGTATTCGCATCAACTACCAATCCACTGTACCAATGATGTACCAATGCTAGATCAATGTAGTCTAGAAATGTGCCAATAAAATGAAGTGGTATTACTACTCTCAACGAACCATTCTAGTGTATTAAACAGTTGATGGGCAAATGGTGTGTTAACAGAGTACAGAAGCGGAATTCTGTGAAATCTAATTGAAATTCAAAGATAAAAGGGGGACTGTCGTAAGTCAAACGGAAAGGAAGAAAGGGGACCAAAAACTAGAAAAGAAGACAATAAAAGAACTAGTTCCGCTTCAAAGCAAACCACGATAAAGTTGAGAGAGCAAATCATTATCGGTTTTGATCATTTATGCTCACCAGTCGAGAAAGCGGTACCATCTTTTCCAACAGGAAATTAGCTATATCACAGCAGTATTAGCTCACTCGGTACGTAGatcgcttgactgcagagcgttTAAGCTCGCGGGTTCAATTCCCGGGACTGGACCAACACTCGAgttcttaaaatgactgagaaatgaaggtactgcctttgccctctTCGCGTCGCTCGAATGACCACTtcaaatggcggtcccgtctctaTCAGGAGATGTAAAAATAGTGTCTCCAATtggtactttcgtgctaaatacattgaaactcaaataaagtgcaaagttaaaacagaaaataagtTGAAACCACTTAGTAAGGGCGAGGGGCGGGAGAGCAAAGGTGGTGCATGCGCAGTGAtaagagcactcgcctcccaccaatatGGCCCAGGTTCAAATCATGGTGTCGACGTCATATGTGAGTGGAGTTTGAATGAGGCTTTTTTCCGGGGACATTCTGTTATCATGTAATATGCTCTATTCATATTCGTGTCGTAAGCATAttggttttgttgagcttgtttCAGCTGAGGATAAACGCCTCCTATTCATTAAACGCCCCCTCTTGGATTccttaaattaaataaacttcCCGCGAGTctttacatcatttaaggaGGTCGAGTTTCATGACATGAAAGTATGAGTCACAATAGGTCAATTATATCTTAACAATGGTGCATACGGGCTAGGTCTAGATCGCACAAAATTCGGATTTattgatttcaaattttttgcgtattgttgtcatagtgataccAATTTTACTGAgaactgcattttgacaaacttcaattcatagttAATCACTGGTGAAAATCTTTTAGGAATCGGACGAggataaaatcatttttaaggcgattgaaaaactAAGATCGGTATGTCCCAAAACCTGTATCGAAAACACCTTAAATCAAATggtaaaaaaggaagaaattagtTAAATCGAAATAGAAAGGAAACTCCGAAATAGATAATTAAATCTAGGATAATCCTAAATTTTGGGAGAATCATATATATTTATAGCCATCGGTAGCCCAGAGTTGAAACTACTCAGTGACTCATAACCGGGTACATGTGTTTTGACTTACCAAGACAGTGGGAAGACCATTCTTGTCCCTTTTCAAGGTTCTTGTACATATCAACCAGTTGGAGATTCAGTATGACAGGTCTACTGGTTGAGTTTATAAGAAATACGGAACGCTGGTGATAGAAATAATAGACAGAGATAATAAAGGAAGTCTTCAGTTCTGGCGTCGGGGCCATGAGCGAGTAAGGCACCTTGTCTCCCAAGTGACCTTACATCTAATATACCAAGCTCTTATACAACCTCTCTTCAATTATTGCAATACAGTTTGGAGAAACTGTGGGATAACCCtaagaaacaaatttcaaacactACAAAATAGAGCAGTCCGTGTTTTGAGTTTTCAGACTATGATGAAGACGCTGGTTACTTGAACTCCCAGGGTAGAAAAATCTATCGCGCCAGCATGAAATTGAAAAAGCCGCGATTTGCAATACGAGAAACGGCATATAACCTCAGGGACTCTGAGAATAAGCTTTGCACCCATTACCACACAgacaaattattacaaaaatagctttagctatagtGGCGCCATTCTATGGAATAAGCTCCCATGTAATGTGAGGCAAGCAGAGTCCCTTAACAAATTCAAACGTCTAGGTAAACAAGTACTCTAGGACACGGCATTAAGCAGCTtttcatttaatatttttattttgtagatAGTTTATAATGTTTTAtaaatctatctatctatctatctatctatctatctatctgtctgtctgtctgtctgtctgtctgtctgtctgtctgtctgtctgtcgtCTATAATTAAGATAGATGGCTTACCAAAGGCACCAGG from Porites lutea chromosome 6, jaPorLute2.1, whole genome shotgun sequence includes the following:
- the LOC140942348 gene encoding uncharacterized protein — its product is MIGHQHENTRTHKQEVLTGQYTTQPESMAGLKGQFDPINAESLKGFELEWKDFEKAFDDVERDGTVKLKKGYSLAFTHARKTTGDRPKTIAVLKAGQHKGKRVLGNSAGGLWKACTGKSIRKEECCVYNCTNPKCNPNDGKVQKAGATAHVYGRFQSENIEYMILLPTCSKCNNWKQCAKTLTNHPLKGEEPAKTLYTVLGAQLMFIEISPATASGKGAAGKGAGDGGDFVVVGEPDEEEGSEIEDDEEGEEGADVGPPEGAQVIGAPK